A window of Jannaschia sp. M317 contains these coding sequences:
- the regB gene encoding sensor histidine kinase RegB yields the protein MPDASTHSLLPPETILPRVRLNTLVNLRWLAILGQTVTVVAVGLWLSLEIHLGICLLVIGAAVVANLVAMTVYPPSHRLSEAVAFWFLLFDLMQLSLLLFLTGGLNNPFALLFMAPVTISATSLSLRSTVVLAVVALILMSLLGGFHLPVQTQTGVVLQLPPLHLLGFWVSIAIGTLFVSGFAFRLTQETEAMSKALLATQTALAREQKLQDLGGVVAAAAHELGTPLATITLVSSELAEELEGQDSLQEDARLIRQQADRCRDILRSMGRAGKRDLHTQSAPIEDILREAASPHEDRGKVILYDFDALVDGAARPVIRRLPEMIHGLRNLIQNAVDFAEERVWVDVRWSLDTVTVRVVDDGPGYPTEVISRLGDPFLRSRRNRPDYEGMGLGLFIAKTLLERTGATVAFDNGSANWAGTGRDRTGAIAEVTWPRAAIAQQDAGPLGPNVLLS from the coding sequence ATGCCAGACGCATCGACCCATTCCCTGCTGCCGCCAGAGACGATTTTGCCCCGCGTACGCCTGAATACCCTGGTGAACCTGCGCTGGCTGGCCATCCTGGGACAAACCGTCACGGTCGTGGCCGTGGGCCTGTGGCTGTCGCTGGAAATCCACCTGGGCATCTGCCTTTTGGTGATCGGCGCAGCGGTCGTCGCGAACCTGGTGGCGATGACGGTCTACCCACCCAGCCACCGCCTGTCCGAAGCGGTGGCGTTCTGGTTCTTGCTGTTCGACCTGATGCAGCTGTCGCTGCTGCTGTTCCTGACCGGCGGGCTGAACAATCCCTTTGCGCTGTTGTTCATGGCCCCTGTCACGATCTCTGCAACGTCGTTGTCGTTGCGGTCCACGGTCGTGCTGGCGGTTGTGGCCCTGATTCTGATGTCGCTGTTGGGCGGATTTCACCTGCCGGTGCAGACGCAGACGGGCGTGGTGCTCCAACTGCCGCCGCTGCACCTACTGGGGTTCTGGGTCTCGATCGCCATCGGAACGCTGTTCGTCAGCGGCTTTGCCTTTCGCCTGACACAGGAAACAGAGGCGATGTCCAAGGCGCTACTGGCCACTCAGACAGCCTTGGCGCGCGAGCAGAAGTTGCAGGACCTGGGCGGCGTCGTGGCCGCCGCGGCCCATGAACTGGGCACCCCATTGGCCACCATCACGCTCGTCTCCAGCGAATTGGCCGAAGAGCTGGAGGGCCAGGACAGCCTGCAGGAGGACGCGCGCCTGATCCGGCAACAGGCCGATCGGTGCCGCGATATCCTGCGATCCATGGGGCGTGCGGGCAAACGTGACCTGCACACCCAAAGCGCACCGATCGAAGACATCCTGCGCGAAGCCGCCAGCCCGCACGAAGATCGCGGCAAGGTCATCCTCTATGATTTCGATGCCCTGGTGGATGGGGCCGCCCGCCCGGTCATCCGCCGTCTGCCGGAAATGATCCACGGGTTGCGCAACCTGATCCAGAACGCCGTGGATTTCGCCGAGGAGCGGGTCTGGGTCGACGTCCGGTGGTCGCTGGACACCGTGACGGTCCGCGTGGTCGATGATGGGCCCGGGTATCCGACCGAGGTCATTTCCCGCCTTGGTGATCCTTTTCTGCGCAGTCGCCGCAATCGCCCGGACTACGAAGGCATGGGCCTAGGCCTTTTTATTGCCAAGACCCTGCTGGAACGCACGGGCGCCACGGTGGCCTTTGACAACGGGTCCGCCAACTGGGCGGGGACGGGTCGGGACCGCACCGGGGCCATCGCCGAAGTGACCTGGCCCCGTGCCGCCATCGCGCAGCAGGACGCAGGGCCGCTGGGCCCGAACGTCCTGCTGTCCTGA
- a CDS encoding ActR/PrrA/RegA family redox response regulator transcription factor — protein MADPLTDLGPDKSLLLVDDDEPFLRRLERAMEKRGFEVEAASSVAEGIAKATVRPAAYAVIDLRLEDGNGLDVVERLRERRPDSRIVVLTGYGAIATAVAAVKIGATDYLSKPADANDITNALLAKDEELPPPPENPMSADRVRWEHIQRVYELCDRNVSETARRLNMHRRTLQRILAKRSPR, from the coding sequence ATGGCCGACCCCCTGACCGACCTTGGCCCTGACAAGTCCCTATTGCTTGTCGACGATGACGAACCCTTTTTGCGCCGCCTGGAACGCGCGATGGAAAAACGTGGCTTTGAAGTCGAGGCGGCGTCCTCGGTCGCCGAAGGCATTGCCAAGGCCACGGTGCGTCCTGCCGCCTATGCGGTGATCGACCTGCGGCTGGAGGACGGCAACGGGCTGGACGTGGTTGAACGGCTGCGCGAACGCCGCCCCGACAGCCGGATCGTAGTGCTGACCGGGTATGGCGCGATTGCCACGGCGGTGGCTGCGGTCAAGATCGGGGCGACAGATTACCTGTCGAAACCGGCGGATGCCAACGACATCACCAATGCCCTTCTGGCCAAGGACGAGGAACTGCCGCCGCCGCCAGAAAACCCGATGTCCGCCGACCGGGTCCGGTGGGAACATATTCAGCGCGTCTATGAGCTATGCGATCGCAACGTGTCCGAGACGGCGCGCCGGCTCAACATGCACCGACGGACCCTGCAGCGGATCCTGGCCAAGCGCAGTCCGCGCTGA
- a CDS encoding DUF2177 family protein: MQLVILYVSSAAFFLIVDAIMLTLVMKPLFARHIGDMLREPIDLAPAAAFYLLYVAGLLYLVSVPALRDGTIGMAAFNGAVVGALAYGTYEFTNKATLKNWDWTMVATDWTWGMVLTGATAAFGVWVTRLLTN; the protein is encoded by the coding sequence ATGCAGCTTGTCATTCTTTACGTCAGTTCCGCCGCCTTCTTCCTGATCGTCGATGCGATCATGTTGACGCTGGTGATGAAGCCGCTGTTCGCGCGCCATATCGGCGACATGCTGCGCGAGCCGATCGACCTGGCCCCGGCGGCCGCTTTCTACCTGCTTTACGTGGCAGGGCTTCTCTATCTGGTGTCTGTCCCAGCGTTGCGCGACGGCACGATCGGGATGGCCGCGTTCAACGGGGCCGTCGTCGGCGCGCTGGCCTATGGCACCTATGAGTTCACCAACAAGGCGACGTTGAAGAACTGGGACTGGACCATGGTCGCGACCGACTGGACCTGGGGCATGGTGCTGACCGGGGCCACGGCGGCCTTCGGTGTCTGGGTGACGCGCCTGCTGACCAACTGA
- a CDS encoding GNAT family N-acetyltransferase, giving the protein MPDIHIRRAQTFDAGAMAALLNAIIEKGGTTAFSAAVTGDALRDWMARDGDIWHVAELDGEILGFQWIGPREKLPPEACDIATFVALGKHGLGVGSRLFEATRAAARSDGYAWINATIMAYNEGGLAYYGSRGFEDWKHADGRIWKRCPL; this is encoded by the coding sequence ATGCCTGACATCCATATCCGCCGCGCACAGACCTTCGACGCCGGTGCCATGGCGGCCCTGCTGAACGCGATCATCGAGAAAGGCGGCACCACCGCCTTTAGCGCGGCGGTGACCGGCGACGCGCTGCGCGACTGGATGGCGCGCGACGGGGACATCTGGCACGTGGCCGAGCTGGACGGTGAAATCCTGGGCTTCCAATGGATCGGCCCGCGCGAAAAACTGCCGCCCGAAGCCTGCGACATCGCGACCTTTGTGGCCTTGGGCAAACACGGTCTGGGCGTCGGGTCCCGCCTGTTCGAGGCGACCCGCGCCGCCGCCCGCTCTGATGGTTATGCCTGGATCAATGCCACGATCATGGCCTACAATGAAGGCGGTCTGGCCTATTACGGATCGCGCGGGTTCGAGGATTGGAAGCACGCCGACGGGCGTATCTGGAAACGCTGCCCCCTGTGA
- the ahcY gene encoding adenosylhomocysteinase: MSDYVVKDISLAAYGRKELDIAETEMPGLMALRSEYGESKPLTGARIVGSLHMTIQTAVLIETLTALGADVRWASCNIFSTQDHAAAAIAEAGVPVFAIKGQSLEEHWDYLDKSFLFDDGPNLILDDGGDATLYVLLGARMEAGEDVLAVPTSEEEEVIKAQIQKRMAASPGWFTKTRDAIKGVSEETTTGVHRLYDLHKKGLLPFPAINVNDSVTKSKFDNKYGCKESLVDGIRRATDTMMAGKVAVVMGYGDVGKGSAASLRGAGARVKVTEVDPICALQAAMDGFEVVLLEDVVSTADIFITTTGNKDVIRIEHMREMKDMAIVGNIGHFDNEIQVAALKNHKWTNIKEQVDMIEMPSGHRIILLSEGRLLNLGNATGHPSFVMSASFTNQVLAQIELWTKGEEYQPGVYILPKHLDEKVARLHLGRIGVKLTPMSKEQADYIGVPQDGPFKPEHYRY; the protein is encoded by the coding sequence ATGAGCGACTACGTCGTCAAGGATATCAGCCTGGCCGCCTACGGCCGCAAGGAACTGGACATTGCCGAAACCGAGATGCCGGGGCTGATGGCGCTCCGCTCGGAGTATGGCGAGAGCAAGCCCTTGACCGGCGCGCGCATCGTGGGCTCGCTGCACATGACCATTCAGACCGCCGTTCTGATCGAGACGCTGACGGCGCTGGGCGCTGACGTGCGCTGGGCGTCCTGCAACATCTTTTCGACCCAGGATCACGCGGCGGCGGCCATTGCCGAAGCGGGCGTGCCGGTCTTTGCGATCAAGGGGCAGTCGCTGGAAGAGCATTGGGACTATCTCGACAAGTCGTTCCTGTTCGACGACGGCCCCAACCTGATCCTGGACGATGGCGGCGATGCCACGCTCTACGTTCTGCTGGGGGCCCGGATGGAAGCGGGCGAGGATGTGCTGGCCGTTCCCACCTCCGAAGAGGAAGAGGTGATCAAGGCGCAGATCCAGAAGCGTATGGCCGCCTCGCCGGGCTGGTTCACCAAGACCCGCGACGCGATCAAGGGCGTCTCGGAGGAAACGACAACCGGTGTGCATCGCCTTTATGACCTGCACAAGAAGGGCCTGCTGCCCTTCCCGGCGATCAACGTGAACGATTCTGTCACCAAGTCGAAGTTCGACAACAAGTATGGCTGCAAGGAATCGCTGGTCGACGGCATCCGCCGCGCCACCGACACGATGATGGCGGGCAAGGTTGCGGTCGTCATGGGGTATGGCGACGTTGGCAAAGGCTCTGCCGCATCGTTGCGGGGCGCCGGTGCCCGCGTGAAGGTCACCGAGGTCGATCCGATCTGCGCGCTGCAGGCGGCGATGGATGGCTTCGAGGTGGTCCTGCTGGAAGACGTGGTGAGCACCGCCGATATCTTCATCACCACCACCGGCAACAAGGATGTCATCCGCATCGAGCACATGCGCGAGATGAAGGACATGGCGATCGTCGGCAACATCGGCCACTTCGACAACGAAATCCAGGTCGCGGCCCTGAAGAACCACAAGTGGACGAACATCAAGGAACAGGTGGACATGATCGAGATGCCCTCGGGCCATCGGATCATCCTGCTCTCCGAAGGGCGTCTGCTGAACCTTGGCAACGCCACCGGTCACCCGTCGTTCGTGATGTCGGCCAGCTTCACCAACCAGGTGCTGGCGCAAATCGAGCTTTGGACCAAGGGCGAGGAGTATCAGCCCGGCGTCTACATTCTGCCCAAGCACCTGGATGAAAAGGTCGCGCGCCTGCATCTGGGCCGCATCGGTGTGAAACTGACGCCGATGTCCAAGGAACAGGCCGACTATATCGGCGTGCCGCAGGACGGGCCGTTCAAGCCGGAACACTACCGCTACTGA
- a CDS encoding PRC-barrel domain-containing protein — translation MKPMFLTTVAAAALLATQVTAGSHVAADADAEVTMTETTVPLLPTEGETEMTAEGDTGEAETFRTETEVEIADENQLEDGAGTGLTAQAPILGSDVVIENGPVTGIAMDDEANPLIDTEADVEPEMAVLEATDGIYGTFASAAVRDLVGMNVLAMDGDDVGEVEALVRTAGDVSAIVGVGGFLGLGEHDVAIPLSKFTMSDGALMLPGMTEDQVEAMAEYEGDADELPLTVTVAGDPIE, via the coding sequence ATGAAACCGATGTTCCTGACCACCGTTGCCGCCGCCGCTCTTCTCGCCACGCAGGTCACTGCGGGTAGCCATGTGGCCGCCGACGCCGACGCCGAAGTGACCATGACCGAAACCACCGTCCCGCTGCTGCCCACAGAGGGCGAGACCGAGATGACCGCCGAAGGCGACACCGGCGAGGCAGAGACGTTCCGCACGGAAACCGAGGTCGAGATCGCCGACGAAAACCAGCTGGAGGACGGTGCCGGCACGGGTCTGACCGCCCAGGCCCCGATTCTCGGCAGCGACGTGGTGATCGAGAATGGCCCCGTCACCGGTATCGCCATGGATGACGAGGCCAATCCCCTGATCGACACAGAGGCCGATGTCGAACCGGAAATGGCCGTGCTTGAGGCAACCGACGGCATCTACGGCACATTCGCGTCTGCTGCCGTCCGTGACCTGGTGGGGATGAACGTCCTGGCAATGGACGGCGATGATGTGGGCGAGGTCGAGGCCCTGGTGCGGACCGCGGGCGATGTCAGCGCCATCGTCGGGGTCGGGGGTTTCCTTGGACTTGGCGAACACGACGTCGCGATTCCGCTGTCGAAGTTCACCATGAGCGACGGGGCCCTGATGTTGCCGGGCATGACCGAAGATCAGGTCGAAGCCATGGCCGAATACGAAGGTGACGCCGATGAGTTGCCTTTGACGGTCACGGTCGCAGGCGACCCCATCGAGTGA
- a CDS encoding PRC-barrel domain-containing protein encodes MNTHKLLLSGVATAALLAHSAFAQDTDTALENDVEALGTEISQEMNELENETEMFLADVDGNPAMDTDGRPLMADADGRLTDTDGTILLNDDGTERLAEAEGFRMEQRIVEGGTLSANAMGGQIVVEQPDAQVDVSVADPVVTVDQARPEVLVEQAQPEITVTVAEPTVTVEQQAPIITIEQAQPEVVVMIPEPTITVRMPEPDVNVATAEPEISVQQPQPIVRFVRPEPKIMIQESEPNVQVTQAEPEIRVNRAAEAAVSIEQADANVTIESEGEGNVVVSDAEPVVNIEKAEDADIMVEQAEADVTIEEADANVRVMADTDVEAETDAVVVADVDTQSTGLYGAFADARVADLVGMNVLGETGNDVGEVDRLISTGSELVAVVGVGGFLGLGEHDVAIPLDRFAMSEDGLILNSLTEEELENMPEWDREGEVLPLDVVVRDTY; translated from the coding sequence ATGAATACGCACAAGCTCTTGCTGAGTGGTGTCGCGACCGCCGCTCTTCTCGCACATTCCGCCTTCGCACAGGACACCGACACCGCTCTGGAGAACGATGTCGAGGCCCTTGGCACCGAAATCTCGCAGGAAATGAACGAGCTGGAAAATGAAACCGAAATGTTCCTTGCGGACGTTGACGGCAATCCGGCCATGGACACCGACGGTCGCCCGCTGATGGCAGACGCCGATGGCCGCCTGACCGACACCGACGGCACCATTCTTCTGAACGACGATGGCACCGAGCGTCTCGCCGAGGCCGAAGGCTTCCGCATGGAACAGCGCATCGTCGAGGGCGGCACCCTGTCCGCCAACGCAATGGGCGGCCAGATCGTGGTCGAACAGCCCGACGCGCAGGTTGACGTGTCGGTCGCCGACCCCGTGGTCACCGTCGATCAGGCCCGTCCGGAGGTTCTGGTCGAGCAGGCCCAGCCCGAGATCACCGTGACCGTGGCCGAGCCGACCGTGACCGTCGAGCAGCAGGCCCCGATCATCACCATCGAGCAGGCACAGCCCGAGGTCGTCGTGATGATCCCCGAGCCGACCATCACCGTCCGCATGCCCGAGCCCGACGTGAACGTCGCGACCGCCGAGCCGGAAATCTCGGTTCAGCAGCCGCAACCGATCGTCCGCTTCGTGCGCCCCGAGCCGAAGATCATGATCCAGGAGTCGGAGCCGAACGTGCAGGTCACCCAAGCCGAGCCCGAGATCCGCGTGAACCGCGCCGCAGAGGCCGCCGTCTCGATCGAGCAGGCCGATGCCAATGTGACCATCGAATCCGAAGGCGAAGGCAACGTCGTCGTCTCTGACGCCGAGCCGGTGGTGAACATCGAAAAGGCCGAAGACGCCGACATCATGGTCGAGCAGGCCGAAGCGGATGTGACCATCGAAGAAGCCGACGCAAACGTGCGCGTCATGGCCGACACCGACGTCGAGGCAGAGACAGACGCCGTCGTGGTCGCCGATGTCGATACCCAGTCCACTGGCCTGTACGGTGCCTTTGCCGACGCCCGTGTCGCTGACCTCGTGGGGATGAATGTCCTGGGCGAAACCGGCAATGACGTGGGCGAAGTCGACCGCCTGATCTCTACCGGGTCCGAACTGGTTGCGGTCGTGGGTGTTGGTGGTTTCCTGGGTCTGGGCGAACATGACGTCGCCATTCCGCTGGACCGCTTCGCGATGTCCGAAGACGGCCTGATCCTGAACTCCCTCACCGAGGAAGAGCTGGAGAACATGCCCGAATGGGACCGCGAGGGCGAAGTTCTGCCGCTCGACGTCGTTGTCCGCGACACCTACTGA
- a CDS encoding extensin family protein, which translates to MRLFLRLASLSALLAALGWGGNYLLTDPNSPLPAEMNPTLPLDLSRPESGLTGFKLRRALASDATCLAALKTGATFDLMPPLETENPQCGIAPRVRLSAVGPARLAPVETACETALRLAAWRAYVLPEAESQLGIPVTELAHQGSYNCRPIRGGTRMSTHATARAIDIRGVTLADGRLLPLSGNWSGDGPEAAFWRGLRDGGCDWFTTVLGPDFNAAHADHLHLQSGGWGTCR; encoded by the coding sequence ATGCGCTTGTTTCTTCGTCTCGCCTCGCTGTCGGCCCTGCTTGCGGCCCTGGGTTGGGGTGGAAATTACCTTTTGACCGATCCCAACAGCCCTCTGCCTGCAGAGATGAACCCGACCCTGCCGCTGGATCTTTCGCGACCTGAAAGCGGGCTGACCGGGTTCAAACTGCGCCGTGCGCTTGCCAGCGATGCGACCTGTCTCGCCGCGTTGAAAACGGGGGCGACCTTTGATCTGATGCCCCCGCTAGAGACGGAAAACCCGCAGTGCGGCATCGCCCCTCGGGTTCGCCTGTCGGCGGTGGGTCCGGCGCGTCTGGCCCCGGTCGAAACCGCTTGTGAAACCGCGCTGCGTCTTGCGGCCTGGCGGGCCTATGTCCTGCCTGAGGCGGAATCGCAGTTGGGCATCCCGGTGACCGAACTGGCCCACCAGGGCAGCTACAATTGCCGACCGATCCGGGGCGGCACCCGGATGAGCACCCATGCCACCGCCCGGGCCATCGACATCCGCGGCGTCACATTGGCGGATGGTCGCCTGCTGCCGCTGTCGGGAAACTGGTCCGGCGATGGCCCCGAGGCCGCCTTTTGGAGGGGGCTGCGCGATGGCGGATGCGATTGGTTCACCACCGTGCTCGGCCCCGACTTCAACGCGGCTCATGCCGATCACCTGCATCTGCAATCCGGTGGCTGGGGCACCTGCCGCTAG